One genomic region from Bacillus aquiflavi encodes:
- the aceA gene encoding isocitrate lyase: MADERIQKLTESWENDERWKGVKRPYTAEEVIKLRGSIDIEYTLARRGSEKLWKLLHEEDYINALGALTGNQAVQQVKAGLKAIYLSGWQVAADANLSGHMYPDQSLYPANSVPHVVKRINQALQRADQVMYVEGDNSIDWFAPIVADAEAGFGGQLNVFELMKGMIEAGASGVHFEDQLSSEKKCGHLGGKVLLPTQTAVRNLIAARLAADVMGVPAILVARTDANAADLITSDIDSNDAPFITGERTAEGFFRTKAGLDQAIARGLAYAPYADLVWCETAEPNLEEARRFAEAIHEKYPGKLLAYNCSPSFNWKQKLDDETIEKFQVELGKMGYKFQFVTLAGFHALNHSMFELARGYKDRGMAAYSELQKAEFASEKHGYSATRHQREVGTGYFDEVSMVITGGTSSTTALKGSTEEEQFTPIS, from the coding sequence ATGGCAGATGAAAGAATTCAGAAATTAACAGAAAGTTGGGAAAATGATGAGCGCTGGAAGGGTGTAAAACGTCCTTATACTGCAGAAGAAGTCATTAAACTGCGGGGCTCTATCGATATTGAATATACACTTGCACGCCGTGGTTCAGAGAAACTATGGAAACTTTTACATGAGGAAGATTACATTAATGCGCTAGGTGCATTAACAGGTAACCAAGCTGTTCAACAAGTAAAGGCTGGTTTGAAAGCGATTTATTTAAGCGGCTGGCAAGTTGCTGCGGATGCAAACCTTTCTGGTCATATGTATCCAGACCAAAGCTTATATCCTGCTAACAGTGTTCCACACGTTGTAAAGCGGATTAATCAAGCGCTGCAACGTGCTGACCAAGTAATGTACGTTGAAGGTGATAACTCGATTGATTGGTTTGCACCAATAGTAGCAGATGCTGAAGCTGGCTTTGGCGGTCAATTAAATGTGTTTGAGTTAATGAAAGGAATGATTGAAGCAGGTGCTTCAGGCGTTCACTTTGAAGATCAGCTTTCATCTGAAAAAAAATGTGGACACTTAGGCGGTAAAGTATTGCTGCCAACTCAAACGGCTGTTCGTAACTTAATTGCAGCGCGATTAGCAGCAGATGTTATGGGCGTTCCAGCAATTTTAGTAGCTCGAACTGATGCGAATGCTGCTGACTTAATTACAAGTGACATTGATTCAAATGATGCACCATTTATTACAGGTGAACGTACTGCGGAAGGATTTTTCCGGACAAAGGCAGGCTTAGATCAAGCAATTGCCCGTGGATTAGCGTATGCGCCGTATGCTGATCTCGTATGGTGTGAAACAGCTGAGCCGAACTTAGAAGAAGCAAGACGCTTTGCAGAAGCAATCCATGAAAAGTACCCAGGAAAGTTATTAGCGTACAACTGTTCGCCATCCTTTAACTGGAAACAAAAGCTTGATGACGAAACGATCGAAAAATTCCAAGTTGAGCTTGGCAAAATGGGTTATAAATTCCAGTTTGTTACACTTGCGGGCTTCCATGCATTAAATCATAGTATGTTTGAGCTTGCTCGTGGTTACAAAGATAGAGGTATGGCTGCATATTCTGAATTACAAAAAGCAGAATTTGCAAGTGAAAAACATGGTTACTCAGCTACTAGACACCAAAGGGAGGTGGGAACAGGCTACTTTGATGAAGTATCTATGGTAATTACTGGAGGAACTTCTTCTACAACTGCTTTAAAAGGTTCAACAGAAGAGGAACAATTTACTCCAATATCTTAA
- a CDS encoding CamS family sex pheromone protein, with protein sequence MKKLLMVAISVLLLFTGCAPNFKKQEEVIQEKDDTKEKAIVPRFKLGEKYYRTILPFKPSEARGLVINNLNTRYDIQEFEIGLMRVAQNTFDPEKYLFQEGQYLDRKTVRLWLNRKYTPEQLERNGMKEEDNIGLNPLDDEVGDIAERYKKNPIYLSHILEHNYLTKDEDGKVKLDGVVIGLALNSVYYYQKEAFGATHEQEIPFKDIEQEGKKIAEEVVQRLRKMEGLENVPITIALFKQENKSSVVPGNFFAYTNVANNKSTIDKWESVNEKYYLFPSAQAEKDHQDDLTFFLNFKQDVESYFPNFNGVIGKAFYLGDQLQELSISIPIQFYGKAEAVGFTQYVTGLVMEHFPSYISVEVSITSVNGPEALIVRKAEQDEPFVHIYN encoded by the coding sequence GGATGTGCACCTAATTTTAAAAAGCAGGAAGAAGTAATCCAGGAAAAGGATGATACGAAAGAGAAAGCGATTGTTCCAAGATTTAAACTTGGTGAAAAGTATTATCGGACGATATTACCTTTTAAGCCAAGTGAAGCAAGAGGGTTAGTCATTAATAATTTGAATACAAGATATGATATTCAAGAGTTTGAAATAGGATTGATGAGAGTTGCACAAAATACGTTTGATCCGGAAAAATACTTATTCCAAGAAGGTCAATATTTAGATCGAAAAACAGTCCGATTATGGCTAAATCGAAAATATACACCTGAACAGCTTGAACGAAATGGTATGAAGGAAGAAGACAATATCGGATTAAATCCGCTTGATGATGAAGTGGGTGATATTGCTGAACGCTACAAAAAAAATCCGATTTATTTATCACATATTTTAGAGCACAATTATTTAACGAAGGATGAAGATGGTAAGGTTAAACTTGATGGCGTTGTTATCGGACTTGCGCTAAATTCAGTATATTATTACCAGAAGGAAGCCTTTGGTGCCACACACGAACAAGAAATTCCATTTAAAGATATCGAGCAAGAAGGAAAGAAAATTGCGGAGGAAGTTGTTCAACGTCTACGGAAAATGGAAGGCTTAGAAAATGTGCCAATTACGATTGCTTTATTTAAGCAAGAAAATAAGTCGTCTGTCGTACCAGGGAACTTTTTTGCATACACAAATGTTGCAAATAATAAATCAACGATAGATAAATGGGAAAGTGTCAATGAAAAATATTATCTATTTCCATCGGCGCAAGCTGAAAAGGATCATCAAGATGATTTAACATTTTTCTTAAACTTTAAACAAGATGTTGAAAGTTACTTCCCAAATTTTAACGGTGTGATTGGGAAAGCATTTTATCTTGGAGATCAGCTGCAAGAGCTAAGTATTTCAATTCCAATTCAATTTTATGGAAAAGCAGAAGCGGTTGGATTTACACAATATGTAACAGGGTTAGTAATGGAACATTTTCCTTCATATATTTCAGTTGAAGTCAGTATCACTTCTGTTAATGGACCAGAGGCGCTAATTGTTCGTAAAGCCGAACAAGATGAACCGTTCGTTCATATTTACAATTGA
- a CDS encoding PadR family transcriptional regulator — translation MTRVPMISSDLIRGHIDTIILKVLLEGDNYGYEIIIKIDEKSGGKFELKEPSLYTSLKRLEKQKLISAYWGSESQGGRRKYYQITPAGKKTYEKAVDDWIKAKEVIDHLILK, via the coding sequence ATGACAAGAGTGCCGATGATTAGCAGTGATCTTATTCGCGGACATATTGATACGATCATTCTTAAAGTTTTATTGGAGGGTGATAACTACGGATACGAAATTATTATAAAAATTGATGAAAAAAGTGGAGGGAAATTTGAATTAAAAGAGCCTTCGCTTTATACAAGTTTAAAAAGACTTGAGAAACAGAAACTGATTTCGGCTTATTGGGGAAGCGAGAGCCAAGGTGGCAGAAGAAAATATTATCAAATTACTCCAGCTGGGAAAAAAACATATGAAAAAGCGGTCGATGACTGGATAAAAGCAAAAGAAGTGATTGATCACTTAATCTTAAAATGA
- a CDS encoding DUF1694 domain-containing protein yields the protein MVKPTVDDYLQKGIYGQKEIKPDERRKFLGTLRERVIVALKQSQVREKKGLSRG from the coding sequence TTGGTAAAACCAACTGTGGATGATTATTTGCAAAAAGGCATTTATGGTCAAAAGGAAATAAAGCCCGATGAAAGGCGGAAGTTTTTAGGGACACTTCGAGAAAGAGTCATCGTTGCTTTAAAACAAAGCCAAGTGAGAGAAAAAAAAGGTTTATCCCGAGGTTGA
- a CDS encoding DUF4825 domain-containing protein: MNKTGKWIIILLGLGVTLFVFVQFYMIPKQNAADEKYILQQRRPLTHDFEYIIEYKHPYMGDASNISNLFNHLPLNEVKKDFELDSDHFAIIVNYHQKVTQLDLHIFQQSILYNSIAAFALIGNLEKIEYRFEDKSFVVQKQNVTKRYGDLSQLIKNKEAWNEKVRNPLKDEKYVTESFLFILEK, from the coding sequence ATGAATAAAACAGGAAAATGGATCATTATTTTACTAGGATTGGGCGTTACGTTGTTTGTTTTTGTCCAATTTTACATGATTCCAAAACAAAATGCTGCAGATGAAAAATATATTTTACAACAACGCCGCCCGCTCACACATGATTTCGAATATATAATTGAATATAAACATCCGTATATGGGAGACGCATCAAATATTTCCAACTTGTTTAACCATTTACCACTAAACGAAGTGAAAAAAGACTTTGAATTGGATTCAGATCATTTTGCAATCATCGTCAATTATCATCAAAAAGTAACACAATTGGATTTACACATTTTCCAACAATCTATCCTTTATAATTCGATCGCCGCTTTTGCCTTAATTGGAAATCTCGAAAAGATTGAATATCGATTTGAAGATAAATCATTTGTTGTCCAAAAACAGAATGTAACAAAGCGATATGGAGATTTAAGCCAGCTCATTAAAAACAAAGAGGCTTGGAATGAAAAGGTTCGTAACCCGCTGAAGGATGAAAAGTACGTAACGGAAAGCTTCTTATTTATATTAGAAAAATAA
- the aceB gene encoding malate synthase A has translation MSTQTTRLNIIGDMKQGYSEILTSEVLAFVEELEKKFGQRRIELLQKRQERQEEINQGKLPDFLPETEHIRKSDWTIWPLPYELRDRRVEITGPTDRKMIINALNSGAKVFMADCEDATSCTWGNIVEGQINLKDAVNRTISFENPNGKKYELNEKTAVLLVRPRGWHLEEKHVLLNGKPISASLFDFGVYFFHNAKNLIARGSGPYFYLPKIESHLEARLWNEVFVFAQEKLGIPLGTIKATVLIETILAAFEMDEILYELKAHSAGLNCGRWDYIFSYLKKFRNHENVILPDRSVVTMTVPFMRSYSLLTIKTCHRRNAPAIGGMAAQIPVKNNPKANEEAFAKVRADKEREARDGHDGTWVAHPALVPVAMEVFNKEMPEANQIKTKKLLDVNVTAEDLLEVPEGDITEEGVRMNINVGIQYVASWLNGRGAAPINNLMEDAATAEISRAQLWQWIRHPKGVLNDGRKINVEMYEQFKEEEIEKMKQEFGEEAFAKGRFEEAIQLFDKLILNAEFAEFLTLPGYEIL, from the coding sequence ATGTCCACACAAACAACACGTCTTAATATTATCGGGGATATGAAACAGGGATACTCAGAAATTTTAACATCTGAAGTTCTCGCATTTGTAGAAGAGTTGGAGAAAAAGTTTGGACAAAGAAGAATCGAATTGCTGCAAAAAAGGCAAGAAAGACAAGAGGAAATAAATCAAGGAAAATTGCCTGATTTTTTGCCTGAAACAGAGCATATTCGCAAAAGCGACTGGACGATTTGGCCGCTCCCATATGAGCTCCGTGATCGCCGTGTCGAAATTACCGGACCAACTGATCGAAAAATGATTATAAACGCATTAAACTCTGGTGCAAAAGTGTTCATGGCCGACTGTGAGGATGCAACTTCTTGTACGTGGGGAAATATTGTCGAAGGGCAAATTAATTTAAAAGATGCTGTCAATCGAACAATTTCTTTTGAAAATCCAAATGGGAAAAAATACGAACTAAATGAAAAGACTGCTGTCTTGCTTGTACGTCCGCGCGGTTGGCATTTAGAAGAAAAGCATGTCCTTTTAAATGGGAAGCCGATTTCAGCTAGTTTATTTGACTTTGGTGTGTACTTTTTCCATAATGCGAAAAATTTAATTGCAAGAGGCAGTGGACCGTATTTCTATTTACCAAAGATTGAAAGTCATCTTGAAGCAAGATTGTGGAATGAAGTCTTCGTCTTTGCACAAGAGAAGCTCGGTATTCCGCTCGGTACGATCAAAGCAACTGTTTTAATTGAAACAATTTTGGCTGCTTTTGAAATGGATGAAATTTTATATGAACTGAAAGCACACTCTGCAGGGCTAAACTGTGGACGTTGGGATTATATTTTTAGTTATTTGAAAAAATTCCGTAATCATGAAAACGTTATTTTGCCAGACCGCTCAGTGGTAACAATGACTGTTCCATTCATGAGATCATATTCTCTATTAACGATCAAAACATGTCACCGTCGCAATGCACCAGCGATCGGAGGAATGGCGGCGCAAATTCCGGTGAAAAACAATCCGAAAGCAAATGAAGAAGCATTTGCAAAAGTGCGTGCGGATAAAGAGCGTGAAGCACGGGATGGTCATGATGGTACTTGGGTTGCTCATCCGGCTTTAGTGCCTGTAGCGATGGAAGTATTTAATAAAGAAATGCCAGAAGCTAACCAAATTAAAACAAAGAAGCTTCTTGACGTAAATGTAACAGCTGAAGACCTTTTAGAAGTGCCGGAGGGGGATATTACTGAAGAAGGTGTTCGAATGAACATTAATGTCGGCATTCAGTATGTTGCTTCATGGTTAAATGGCCGAGGTGCTGCACCGATTAATAATTTAATGGAAGATGCAGCAACAGCGGAAATTTCCCGGGCTCAGCTTTGGCAATGGATTCGTCATCCAAAGGGAGTACTTAACGATGGACGAAAAATCAATGTAGAAATGTATGAGCAATTTAAGGAAGAAGAAATTGAGAAAATGAAGCAGGAGTTTGGCGAAGAAGCTTTTGCAAAGGGGCGTTTTGAAGAAGCCATTCAATTATTTGACAAGCTGATTTTAAATGCAGAATTTGCAGAATTTCTAACGTTACCTGGCTATGAAATTTTGTAA
- a CDS encoding DUF1694 domain-containing protein yields the protein MLMKQHPKAHLYLNGHMNYADLSKYIHVANRYGIRYTMVTNKEYNSEIGLVLAYDYAIDKEHIYLEQQEEKQTEKKKKPSLLKKIFTKKKFL from the coding sequence ATGTTAATGAAGCAGCATCCAAAAGCACACCTTTATTTAAATGGACATATGAACTATGCTGATTTATCAAAGTACATTCATGTGGCAAATCGGTATGGTATTAGGTATACGATGGTGACAAATAAAGAATACAATTCTGAGATTGGACTAGTTCTTGCTTATGATTATGCCATTGATAAAGAACATATTTATCTTGAGCAGCAAGAGGAAAAGCAAACAGAGAAAAAAAAGAAACCTTCATTGTTAAAGAAGATTTTTACAAAGAAAAAATTTTTATAA
- the gatC gene encoding Asp-tRNA(Asn)/Glu-tRNA(Gln) amidotransferase subunit GatC, translating into MSRITIDQVKHVAHLARLAITDEEAEKFTKQLDGIISFAEELNEINTDNVEPTTHVLYMKNVMREDVPQKGLSLEEVLKNAPDHQDGQVRVPSILE; encoded by the coding sequence ATGTCAAGAATAACAATTGATCAAGTGAAGCATGTTGCTCATTTGGCAAGGCTTGCGATAACTGACGAAGAAGCTGAAAAGTTCACGAAACAATTAGACGGCATTATTTCCTTTGCAGAAGAACTGAATGAAATAAATACAGACAATGTAGAGCCAACGACTCACGTTTTATACATGAAAAATGTTATGCGTGAAGATGTGCCGCAAAAAGGGTTGTCGCTAGAAGAAGTATTGAAAAATGCACCTGACCATCAAGACGGGCAAGTTCGAGTGCCGTCCATTTTAGAGTAA
- the putP gene encoding sodium/proline symporter PutP, translating into MSNEAYQLIAIVIYMAAMLFIGWYSYKKTSNLTDYMLGGRALGPAVTALSAGAADMSGWLLMGLPGGIYVSGLADAWIAIGLTLGAYANWVLVAPRLRVYTQVANDSITIPGYLENRFKDSTKLLRIVSGFVILIFFTFYVSSGMVSGAVFFENSFGLNYHTGLFIVSGVVVAYTLFGGFLAVSYTDFVQGLMMLIALLMVPALAIFQTGGPAETFETIRMIDPTLLDFFKGTTVLGIISAVAWGLGYFGQPHIIVRFMAITSVKETKSARRIGMTWMILSLLGTVSIALTGIVFFHNNPQYELGNPEAVFIVLGQIVFHPLFAGLVLAAVLAAIMSTISSQLIVTSSALTEDLYKVLFRRNATDKEYVFFGRMAVLVVAVVAALLAFEQNNTILELVAYAWAGFGGSFGPVVLLSLYWKRMTNWGAITGMIGGAVTVILWANLTDKGIIPFELYEIVPGFVVNLILAIVVSLITYRPNKEIEQEFNESLRILKKER; encoded by the coding sequence ATGTCTAATGAAGCTTATCAGTTAATTGCGATTGTCATTTACATGGCGGCTATGCTCTTTATTGGCTGGTATTCTTACAAAAAAACGAGTAACCTTACAGACTACATGCTAGGAGGGCGGGCACTTGGTCCTGCGGTTACTGCTTTAAGTGCAGGCGCTGCTGATATGAGCGGTTGGCTGTTAATGGGCTTGCCAGGAGGAATATATGTAAGCGGTTTAGCTGATGCTTGGATTGCAATTGGCTTAACCTTAGGTGCTTATGCAAACTGGGTATTGGTTGCACCTCGTCTCCGTGTTTATACACAAGTTGCAAACGATTCAATTACGATACCAGGATATCTTGAAAATCGTTTTAAAGATAGCACGAAACTGCTTCGGATTGTTTCAGGTTTTGTTATTTTAATCTTTTTTACTTTTTACGTTTCTTCCGGAATGGTTTCAGGTGCTGTATTTTTTGAGAATTCTTTTGGGTTAAATTATCATACAGGACTGTTCATTGTTTCAGGAGTAGTTGTTGCTTATACGTTATTTGGCGGTTTTTTAGCTGTAAGTTATACAGATTTCGTTCAAGGCTTAATGATGTTAATTGCACTCTTAATGGTTCCAGCTTTAGCTATTTTCCAAACTGGAGGACCTGCAGAAACGTTTGAAACGATTCGAATGATTGATCCAACGTTACTAGATTTCTTTAAAGGAACAACAGTATTAGGGATCATCTCGGCGGTTGCTTGGGGGCTAGGTTATTTTGGTCAGCCGCATATTATTGTGCGCTTTATGGCGATTACGTCTGTAAAAGAAACAAAGAGTGCCCGCCGGATTGGGATGACATGGATGATTTTATCCTTACTTGGAACCGTTTCCATTGCCTTAACCGGGATTGTTTTTTTTCATAACAATCCACAATATGAATTAGGCAACCCTGAGGCGGTGTTTATAGTCCTTGGACAAATTGTTTTTCATCCGCTTTTTGCCGGTTTAGTATTAGCGGCTGTTCTTGCTGCAATTATGAGTACAATCTCTTCACAGTTAATCGTTACTTCAAGCGCTTTAACGGAAGATTTATATAAAGTGCTGTTTCGCCGAAACGCAACAGACAAAGAATATGTATTCTTTGGTCGAATGGCTGTTTTAGTTGTCGCAGTCGTAGCTGCTCTATTAGCATTTGAACAAAATAATACGATCTTGGAGTTAGTGGCATATGCTTGGGCAGGATTTGGTGGTTCATTCGGTCCGGTTGTTTTATTAAGTTTATATTGGAAGCGAATGACAAATTGGGGTGCTATTACAGGAATGATTGGCGGTGCTGTAACAGTTATTTTATGGGCAAATCTTACGGATAAAGGCATTATTCCATTTGAACTTTACGAAATCGTACCAGGATTTGTTGTAAACTTAATCTTAGCGATTGTTGTTAGTTTGATCACTTACCGACCTAATAAAGAAATTGAACAAGAATTTAATGAAAGTTTACGGATATTAAAAAAGGAAAGATAA
- the gatA gene encoding Asp-tRNA(Asn)/Glu-tRNA(Gln) amidotransferase subunit GatA, with translation MSLFDHKVKDLHELLNKKEITVTDLVNESYKRIHEVEEKVQAFITLDEENARETAKKLDESLGKDEQTNVLFGMPIGIKDNIVTKDLRTTCGSKMLENFSPIYDATVMNHLHNAQTVTIGKMNMDEFAMGSSTENSYFKITRNPWDSTAVPGGSSGGSAAAVASGEVLFSLGSDTGGSIRQPAAFCGVVGLKPTYGRVSRNGLVAFASSLDQIGPITRNVEDNAYLLQAIAGLDPHDSTSANLEVPNFVDALTGDVKGLKIAVPKEYLGEGVSEEARQSVLDALKVLEKLGATWEEVSLPHSKYALSSYYILASSEASANLARFDGIRYGYRTPNAKNLSDLYKNTRAEGFGEEVKRRIMLGTFALSSGYYDAYYKKSQQVRTLIKNDFEKVFENYDVIVGPTTPSTAFKIGENMDDPIEMYENDILTIPVNLAGVPGISVPCGFANGLPLGLQIIGKHFDESTVYRVAHAFEQATDYHKQKPEL, from the coding sequence ATGAGTTTATTTGATCATAAAGTAAAAGATCTCCATGAACTTTTAAATAAAAAAGAAATTACTGTTACTGACCTTGTGAACGAATCGTACAAGCGAATTCATGAAGTGGAAGAAAAAGTACAAGCCTTTATCACATTAGATGAAGAGAATGCTCGTGAAACGGCGAAGAAGCTTGATGAAAGCCTTGGGAAAGACGAGCAAACGAACGTATTGTTTGGGATGCCTATTGGTATTAAAGATAATATCGTGACGAAAGATTTACGAACTACTTGCGGAAGTAAAATGCTAGAAAATTTCTCACCTATTTATGATGCAACGGTGATGAATCATCTACATAACGCTCAAACAGTAACGATCGGGAAAATGAACATGGATGAGTTCGCAATGGGTTCTTCAACTGAGAATTCATATTTTAAAATTACGCGGAATCCATGGGACTCTACTGCTGTTCCAGGAGGATCTTCAGGGGGATCGGCTGCCGCGGTAGCCTCTGGTGAAGTTTTGTTTTCTCTTGGTTCTGACACAGGCGGTTCAATTCGCCAGCCAGCAGCATTTTGCGGGGTTGTTGGTTTAAAGCCTACTTACGGTCGTGTTTCCCGCAACGGTCTTGTTGCATTCGCTTCATCACTCGATCAAATCGGACCGATTACACGTAATGTAGAAGATAATGCCTATTTATTACAAGCGATTGCAGGTCTAGACCCGCACGATTCAACTTCAGCCAATTTAGAAGTGCCTAACTTCGTTGACGCATTAACTGGTGATGTAAAAGGGTTAAAAATCGCTGTTCCGAAAGAATACCTCGGTGAAGGCGTAAGTGAAGAAGCGCGACAATCTGTCCTCGACGCATTAAAAGTATTAGAGAAGCTAGGGGCAACTTGGGAAGAAGTATCTTTGCCACATTCAAAATATGCGCTTTCTTCTTATTATATACTTGCTTCATCAGAGGCATCTGCAAACTTAGCCCGTTTCGATGGTATACGTTACGGCTATCGGACACCAAATGCTAAAAATTTATCTGATTTATATAAAAACACACGTGCTGAAGGATTTGGAGAAGAAGTAAAACGCCGTATTATGCTCGGAACTTTTGCATTAAGTTCCGGTTACTACGATGCTTATTATAAAAAGTCACAACAAGTGCGTACACTTATTAAAAATGATTTTGAAAAAGTTTTTGAAAACTACGATGTCATTGTTGGACCGACAACACCGTCAACCGCATTTAAAATCGGTGAAAACATGGACGATCCGATTGAAATGTATGAAAATGATATTTTAACGATTCCTGTTAACCTTGCAGGTGTACCGGGAATTTCCGTTCCATGCGGATTTGCAAATGGACTGCCGCTAGGGTTACAAATTATCGGAAAGCATTTTGATGAAAGCACAGTATATCGAGTTGCACATGCATTCGAACAAGCAACTGATTACCATAAACAAAAACCAGAGCTGTAA
- a CDS encoding permease prefix domain 1-containing protein, giving the protein MDELQLYIESLFKKYKNEPKIIELKEEILGNLEDKVEHLKAQGLTEKAAIEEAKKSITTIDPFIDSHVPIKMSEYQFKAFQLAYLNIIIVWILTIPYTILSVGVLLNYALLVTCFILGALYLYFAKNKNKEKIGHINIKSILKLKKTALLLCGLYIAVHSLYLSAILFGSNIWFARTVQIDGPYQLAVIVAQYTLPLFSIIIPLTLHVWIKLIPNYKVENAYE; this is encoded by the coding sequence ATGGATGAGCTACAGCTTTATATAGAGTCTTTATTTAAAAAATATAAAAATGAGCCTAAAATTATTGAGTTAAAAGAAGAAATATTAGGTAATCTCGAGGATAAAGTAGAACATTTAAAAGCCCAAGGGCTCACTGAAAAAGCAGCAATTGAGGAGGCGAAGAAAAGTATTACAACAATTGACCCTTTCATTGACAGCCATGTGCCTATTAAAATGAGTGAATATCAATTTAAAGCTTTTCAACTTGCCTATTTAAACATCATTATCGTCTGGATTTTAACAATCCCATATACGATTTTGAGCGTAGGTGTCCTGCTCAATTACGCTCTTCTCGTTACTTGCTTTATTTTAGGCGCTCTGTATCTATACTTTGCCAAAAATAAAAACAAAGAAAAAATCGGACATATAAATATAAAGTCGATCCTGAAATTGAAAAAAACTGCATTATTATTATGCGGATTGTATATCGCAGTTCATTCTCTTTATTTATCAGCAATTTTATTCGGCAGCAACATTTGGTTTGCCAGAACAGTTCAGATTGATGGTCCATATCAACTTGCGGTCATTGTTGCCCAGTATACGCTTCCTTTGTTCTCAATAATCATTCCACTCACTTTACATGTCTGGATCAAATTAATACCAAATTACAAGGTGGAGAATGCTTATGAATAA